One region of Thunnus albacares chromosome 8, fThuAlb1.1, whole genome shotgun sequence genomic DNA includes:
- the LOC122988151 gene encoding alpha-N-acetylgalactosaminidase-like, giving the protein MGPLPVTQLLLALTSLTVALDNGLMRTPPMGWMAWERFRCDIDCFDDPENCISEGLFRDMADRLAEDGWKELGYEYVIIDDCWMSRLRDEQGRLQPEPSRFPGGIAKLASYIHDRGLKLGIYADMGTYTCMGFPGTTLDKIEIDAQTFASWEVDYLKFDGCNSNPVEQMLGYPLMSMALNATGRPMAYSCSWPAYLGGLPPSVNYSLLGDICHLWRNYDDIQDSWDSVQGIIEWFANNQDDLQPAAGPGRWNDPDMLIIGNFGLSLDQARSQMALWAIMAAPLIMSNDLRNLDNSARAILQNKVAIAINQDPMGIQGRRLLQEKSHIEVYWRPLVHSASALVFLSRRTDMPYRYHTSLAKLNYDAGNYEAYDVFTGSTVKGLNATTELTLSINPSGVVMWFVYPEQYKEEAETLVQQHTKASFTFHKAKALHHTVL; this is encoded by the exons ATGGGGCCCTTACCAGTAACTCAGCTCCTGCTGGCCCTGACCTCACTGACTGTGGCCCTGGATAACGGTTTGATGAGGACTCCCCCGATGGGATGGATGGCCTGGGAACGCTTTCGTTGTGATATTGACTGTTTTGATGACCCAGAGAACTGTATCAG TGAGGGTCTGTTCAGAGACATGGCAGACCGGCTGGCTGAGGATGGCTGGAAGGAGCTGGGCTATGAATATGTAATCATAGATGACTGCTGGATGTCCAGGTTGAGAGATGAGCAGGGGAGGCTGCAGCCTGAACCTTCCAG GTTCCCAGGGGGTATTGCAAAACTTGCGTCGTATATCCATGACCGTGGACTGAAGCTTGGCATCTATGCAGACATGGGCACTTACACATGTATGGGCTTTCCCGGTACCACACTGGATAAAATTGAGATTGATGCCCAGACCTTTGCCAGCTGGGAGGTAGACTATCTGAAGTTTGATGGGTGTAACTCAAATCCTGTAGAACAAATGCTGG GTTATCCTTTAATGTCCATGGCTTTGAACGCTACAGGCAGACCTATGGCCTACTCCTGTAGTTGGCCTGCTTATCTGGGAGGACTTCCACCTAGT GTGAATTACTCTCTGCTGGGGGATATTTGTCACCTGTGGAGGAATTATGATGATATCCAGGACTCATGGGACAGTGTGCAAGGCATCATTGAATGGTTCGCCAACAACCAGGATGATCTGCAGCCAGCTGCGGGGCCTGGACGATGGAATGACCCTGACATG CTCATCATTGGAAACTTTGGTCTCAGCCTGGACCAGGCTCGCTCTCAGATGGCTTTGTGGGCTATAATGGCTGCACCTCTCATCATGTCTAATGACCTTCGAAACCTGGACAACAGCGCACGGGCCATCCTGCAAAACAAAGTGGCCATTGCCATCAACCAGGACCCCATGGGTATCCAGGGAAGACGCCTGCTGCAG GAGAAGAGTCACATTGAGGTGTACTGGAGGCCTCTGGTTCATTCAGCCAGTGCCCTTGTGTTCCTCAGTCGACGGACAGACATGCCCTACCGCTACCATACCTCCCTGGCTAAACTCAACTATGATGCTGGCAACTATGAG GCCTACGATGTGTTTACTGGCTCGACAGTGAAGGGGTTGAATGCCACAACAGAGTTGACACTCTCCATCAATCCCTCAGGTGTTGTCATGTGGTTCGTCTATCCAGAACAGTACAAAGAAGAGGCTGAGACACTCGTCCAACAGCACACGAAAGCCTCATTTACATTCCACAAAGCTAAAGCTTTGCATCATACTGTCTTATGA